The segment GCAGCCTTAACAGCCTCGATGACGTTCTCGCAGGCAGTTTCCTCCGGCTCGCCCTCAACGGTGCCAATGAACACACTGTCATAGCCCAGAGTCTGCATGGTGGTCTGCATCTGGCTGTAGCTCACCTTTGCGGTGTGAGAGGTGCCGTGGCCCATAAAGACAAAGGCGGTCTTGTCCGCGGCAGCGGCATCCAGACTGTCGTAGCCGGCTTCCTTCACGGCAGCAGCGGTGACAGCCTTGGCAACGTCTTCCTTATCCTGATTGATGATGGTGGCATCGGAGCCGACCTCGCCCAGCAGGGGCTCAGCCACAGCGACAGATTCAAACTTGTCGCGGTAGGTGTCGATCATTTCCATCATCTCGTCGTACTCAGCGCCGTGCATCAGGTGGGTGGGCTGGACGACAAGGTTCTTCACGCCGTTTGCCACAGCGCGGTTCATGGCCTGCTGCATATTATCGATCTTTTCGCCGTCACGGGCCTGCACATGGTTGATGATGATCTGTGCGGTGAAGGCGCGGCGCACGCTCCAGTCCGGGTATGCGGCCTGCAGAGCATCCTCGATGCCCTTGATGTCCTTCACGCGGCTGTCGTTGAAGGAGGTGCCGAAGGAGACCACCAGCAGCTCGTTGTCGCCGATGTCGTCCTGATTGCGGGCATCGTCCTTGGAGGCATCGCCGGTGTCACGGCCAAAGTAGTCAGGGTCGGCGTTCTCGCCTTCCACCAGTTCCTTCTGGGTGTCGGTCAAAGCATCCCATGCAGCCTTGGCGGCTTCGCACTGAGCATCGGTGTCATCATTGCGCTCCTGCACATAGATGGCATCGATCAGGTCTGCCACATTCTTTGCTGCCATTTCGTCAGCCTCCTCGCTGCTCGCTTCGCTGGAAGCGGCAGACGCAGCGGTGCTGGATGCAGTGCCGGAAGCAGCACCGCCGCAGCCGGTG is part of the Faecalibacterium sp. HTF-F genome and harbors:
- a CDS encoding sirohydrochlorin cobaltochelatase — encoded protein: MRKIETKKLAAAVTALALCAGVLTGCGGAASGTASSTAASAASSEASSEEADEMAAKNVADLIDAIYVQERNDDTDAQCEAAKAAWDALTDTQKELVEGENADPDYFGRDTGDASKDDARNQDDIGDNELLVVSFGTSFNDSRVKDIKGIEDALQAAYPDWSVRRAFTAQIIINHVQARDGEKIDNMQQAMNRAVANGVKNLVVQPTHLMHGAEYDEMMEMIDTYRDKFESVAVAEPLLGEVGSDATIINQDKEDVAKAVTAAAVKEAGYDSLDAAAADKTAFVFMGHGTSHTAKVSYSQMQTTMQTLGYDSVFIGTVEGEPEETACENVIEAVKAAGYTKVILRPLMVVAGDHANNDMAGSDDDSWLSMFNASGAFESVDCQIAGLGEIEDVQKLYVAHTKAAIDSLNG